The genomic region CATGTTCAAAGAAAAATAATTTCACTTGATTTTGCAATTGTTGCTCAACTACTTTCTTAAATTTGTGTTTCACGTTATTTCAAGATGGCCATATATGGGTCTAAAGTACCTTTTACCTTCACCATCATGGCACTAGCAAGCTGATCATAAAAGTGAAACTCTGCAGGTCATCAGAAGACATTTCCAAGATCTTTCTTATGTTCAGGTAAATGGGGAAAATTCCTGTCAACAGCATCTAGTGGTGCATACAGATTCTGAGGATGATAGAGAGTCACTTATGGTAAGTAATTAATTTCCACTCTGTGGATTGCTCTTGACCTGGCACCTGTTGTGAAATTCCGAAAGTGCTTCAAATGTGAAGGATCTCAAATATTTTGCAGAAAGAGGTGAAGGATGAGCATCTTAGACAAGCAGAATCCAAGGTTCAAGCTGCCGTGGGGTTTCGTCATGTTATTGACCTTCTTTCCTCAGAAAAAAAGCTGATTGTTGGTCACAATTGCTTTCTGGGTACAAATATCAGTTGTAGTTTCATAAACAGGTTTGTTATGTTATATAATTGCTAAGATGCCTTTTTCTGTCATACAGATATTGCACATATATACAGCAAATTTGTAGGTCCTCTTCCTTCAACTGCTGAAGAATTCGTCTCTTCTGTTAACGAGTGGTTTCCACACATCATTGACACCAAATTACTCTTGAATGCTAATACTGTGCTTCAACAACGGATGAAGAAATCCCAAACATCTCTCTCGTCAGCATTTGCATCATTATGTCCACAAATGTCTCTGGGGGCGAAAAGCACTGATCTGGCATTCCAATTGTGTGTCAAAGTTGAGGTTCAGGTTGATGATTTGAGGTAAGGAAGATATATGCCAATAGCTATGACCTTTTACTAGTCTTACCGTTTTCATTGCCCATATGTTGAAAGAAAAAAGTAGATAAAGAGTGAAAACACTGAAACAGGTATAATGATTTTTTTTGCCATATTTATAGAAAAGGGTACAAAGACAGATAAATAGTGAAAACAGATATATAATTATTCAACTTTCTGATGTGAATTTTGTCATGTTTCAAAGGGCTGTGGTTAGAAATTATAACGTTGAGATCTGACTGGGAACAAATATGCATTACATACATGAGATGTGATCAGCTCGTGAAATTTTTTATGTGTGGCTTTATTGACTGGCTTTGTGGGATGCATAATTGGGTGCATCTTATAGACAATTCTCAGTTACTAAAGTAAAATAACTACCACCTAAACATTTAAAATAATAATTGAAGAACAAGAAAAGCAGAGGAGACACCTTAGAAATAACTCTTTCCTATCAAATTGATCTGTTTGCAGGTCCTCCAACTGGAATTCTGGAGCAAAACATGAAGCTGGATATGATGCTTTTATGACAGGGTGCGTCTTTGCTCAGGCATGTGGACATCTAGGTATTGATTTTGAAGCCTGTTTGCCCTCTGAAAAGTTGGCCCACAATGAAAAGCTCAAACAGCACATCAACCTTCTATTCCTTAGTTGGAATAAAGGAGATGTTATTGATTTAACTACGGGAAATAAGAATGCGATGTCTGTGGGATCTAAGAAAAAACAGCGTTACTCGGAGATTTCGTTTGAGAAAATTGCTTTGATATGGGGATTTTCATCCAAGGTCAAGGCACAAGAGATAAGAGAATGCATTTCCAAAGTTTTTGGCCCGTCGTCGGTTGTATCTATCTATCACTTGGATGAATCTGCAGTGTTCGTTCAGTTTAAGAAGCAGAAATTGGTCTCTGATTTTCTCAGTTTGAAGGACACATTAGAGAGAAATAATGGTCCTGTCGCTGTTTTGCATCCTTTTGCAGGACTTCTGGAAGGTGGAAATACCCGAGCTGCTGATTATGAAACTTACAAAGAAATTTGTAGTTCACCCAACGCAAAAGTCTTGTTTGCAGATCAGGCTGAGGCATTTGGTATCCAATGGAAAACCAAATTGGTTGAAGCTAAGGCATCATTGGATAGCCTAGAATGTGAGAGTTCAGGTGTACAAAACAATGCTTTAGATCCTGCTTCAAAGGTCGACGAGAAATCCGAAAGAAAAGACATGGACAATGTGCAAAGTGATTCATCCAGTGCACATGTCTCGCACTTTAAGATTATAGATTCTTTGATTGCTTCTAGAGCTGACAAGGTCAGAACTAATATGTGACTGGTTCTGGGTTTTGCTGAATCAGTTGCGCTAATTAATTTCTACAGATTCTAGTTACAGAGCTCTGTAGGTTAGTGAGAATTATGTATACTTTGGTTAGGGCAGTAAGAACAGAAGAAATCACTGTATCAATACGGCATCTTTTTGAAAGTCAAGTAAATCATAGCATGTCTTGTTTTGCTGATGATTTTCATTGCAAGTTCTAAGTTGGATTAAACTATCTAGTGTATAAGAAATACCTTTCCAATTTCTTGTGCATTTTCTCATTCTATACAAGTCCCAACTGCATTCGGATGGTTTCACTAACCAGGGTTTGAAAGCATATCAGCATTTTATCCAGAAGAAATTTTTTTTACAAGAATGTACGTTATTGGAGGATATGAGATTATGGTGATTGGTGACTGATGAAAGCTACCCTGGAGGAGTGGAGGTTGCCTCTACGTATTCATCACTAGTCTGGTAGAAGTTCATATTCAATTCGATGCCCAGAAAAGCCTGAATTGTTCCATTTTTAGTTAAAAGATTAAGACACAGATCTTATCTAAGAGAAAGATATGCACATGATATATAGATCGATGTTTACATGCACCAATACTTTATTAATTATTTATGTGAAATTCATCGATCAGAAGATTAATAATCTATCGATAATGTGATCATATACAATGATTTAAAACATAAAGACGAGACTTATATTACTAAATCAATTCGATACCTAGAAAAGCCTGAATTGTTCCATTTTTAGTTAAAAGATTAAGACACATATCTTATCCAAGAGAAAGATATACACATGATATATAGATCGATGTTTACATGCACCAATACTTTGTTAATTATTTATGTGAAATTCATCAATCACAAGATTAATAATCTATCGATAATATGATCATACTTCATGATTTACAACTTAAAGACGAGACTTATGTTACTAAACCAAGTGTCATGTTGCTTTAGCCGCGAAATTTTCACTTGATCAAGATAGTAATTACTAACCACCGTTCATGTCAACATAAAACGATCATTATCTTCACCAGAAATCATGAAAACAACAGTCTTCCTATTCACACTAATCATGCTTATCATGCTAATGTGACCAAACTCTTTTCTTGAACGTTCTATCCCTCTCCCTCCGGCTTTAATGCCTGAATAACCGGTCAACATCCCCCTTCATCTTTCAGTTGCATAAATTTTTGGGGTTTCTTATACGTTTCAGTCCTTTCTGAAATAAACAACTCCACAGTGAGGTCACAGACAGTGAAAGGTCTTGAAAAAAATAACCACTTTAACCTCACTAGCCGGTCACAGTCCAATAGTGACCCCCTGCAGCCGGTGGACATGTCCCTATAAGAGGTAGAGTTTGTAGCTGATACGTATCTCTCACTCTCAAGCCTCAAGTATCTATAGTATAGACTATAGAGTACTCGGGTCGTGTGTATAAAGATGATGGGGTAGAGCTCTTTGGTGCTATACTTATTAGGTTTCTTCTTCCTCTTGGTTTTATGGAGAGGAGCAAAAACCATCAAATTTTGCAGAAACCATCAAATTTTGGTATGTGTGTGATCTTTGATCTCTCTATTTTCATTCTTATTTTTCATGGCCTATTTACCAAGTTGAGCTTTATGTTGCTGAATCTTATTTATGTGCAACTGATATTCATGTTAGTACACATATATGCATGTTATATGATCTATGAGATTTTGTGCTTTATATCCCATTCTAAAGAGTATTCATGATTATTCACTGCAGGGGAGATTAGCAAGGTGATTGATGTGTACAGATGGTTTGTGAGGGAGAGAGGTTATGTTGACAGAAGAGAGTGAGCACAACCCGGCATTGGTGGAAGAGAGCTTTGTCACTGTTGGGAGTGTGCTCGCTCTTCTTCTGTCAGCAACATCATCAACACTTAACCCCCTCTTTGATCATCTCGATCATCAGCACAAACTGACCTTCATCCAACACATAATGTAAAAGTCTTTTCAAGCTCTTACTCTATACTTATCTTTTCAAGCTCTTACTCTATACTTATGTATATATCAGTGACCCATGTTATATAACCT from Fragaria vesca subsp. vesca linkage group LG3, FraVesHawaii_1.0, whole genome shotgun sequence harbors:
- the LOC101296084 gene encoding poly(A)-specific ribonuclease PARN-like, with the translated sequence MNTHRPVRVLSRALSRALSHSSSAAAEPSFPLKNVTKSNFEQVLAELRRHVAAADFVAVDLEMSGVTSAPWRDSLEFDRPDVSYLKVKDSAEKFAVLQFGVCPFRWDSSKKSFIAHPHNFYIFPRQELPVESPTYEFLCQTTSIDFLAKYQFDFNVCIHEGISYLSRGQESKALRRLRLAYEDESNLKEVRDAPLVKMADTLFTERMKNTFTEWRDGLLRNRNGGSKFQGISNDRQQHLETIFFKMCPALSLNGFTSHQLRLIQLVIRRHFQDLSYVQVNGENSCQQHLVVHTDSEDDRESLMKEVKDEHLRQAESKVQAAVGFRHVIDLLSSEKKLIVGHNCFLDIAHIYSKFVGPLPSTAEEFVSSVNEWFPHIIDTKLLLNANTVLQQRMKKSQTSLSSAFASLCPQMSLGAKSTDLAFQLCVKVEVQVDDLRSSNWNSGAKHEAGYDAFMTGCVFAQACGHLGIDFEACLPSEKLAHNEKLKQHINLLFLSWNKGDVIDLTTGNKNAMSVGSKKKQRYSEISFEKIALIWGFSSKVKAQEIRECISKVFGPSSVVSIYHLDESAVFVQFKKQKLVSDFLSLKDTLERNNGPVAVLHPFAGLLEGGNTRAADYETYKEICSSPNAKVLFADQAEAFGIQWKTKLVEAKASLDSLECESSGVQNNALDPASKVDEKSERKDMDNVQSDSSSAHVSHFKIIDSLIASRADKVRTNM